One segment of Urocitellus parryii isolate mUroPar1 chromosome 5, mUroPar1.hap1, whole genome shotgun sequence DNA contains the following:
- the LOC113176443 gene encoding olfactory receptor 9K2 — protein MVDQGRNNHTEVSDFILIGFEVSPELHLLLFLIFLLVYVMILLGNIGMMAIIMTDPRLNTPMYFFLGNLSFIDLFYSSVIAPKAMSNFWSESKSISFAGCVAQVFLFALFIVTEGFLLASMAYDRFIAICNPLLYSVQMSAHLCMKLVAGSYFFGCVSSVLQTSATFSLSFCASRAIDHFYCDSRPLQRLSCSDLFVHNMVSFTLSTIIILPTIIVIIVSYMYIVSTVLKIRSTEGRKKAFSTCSSHLGVVSVLYGAVFFMYLTPDRFPELSKVASLCYSLVTPMLNPLIYSLRNKDVKEALKKLLEKKNGIL, from the coding sequence ATGGTTGACCAGGGAAGAAACAACCACACAGAAGTTAGTGACTTCATTCTCATAGGCTTTGAGGTCAGCCCAGAACTCCATCTTCTCCTCTTCCTGATATTTCTGCTTGTCTATGTCATGATCCTTCTAGGGAATATTGGGATGATGGCCATTATCATGACTGACCCCAGGTTGAACACACCAATGTATTTCTTCCTAGGCAACCTGTCTTTTATTGACCTCTTCTATTCATCTGTTATTGCACCCAAGGCCATGAGCAACTTCTGGTCTGAAAGCAAGTCTATCTCCTTTGCAGGATGTGTGGCCCAGGTCTTTCTGTTTGCACTATTTATTGTGACTGAGGGATTTCTCCTGGCATCCATGGCTTATGATCGCTTCATTGCCATCTGCAACCCACTCCTCTATTCTGTTCAGATGTCAGCACATCTTTGCATGAAGTTGGTGGCTGGGTCCTATTTTTTTGGCTGTGTAAGCTCAGTTCTTCAAACTAGTGCAACATTCAGTTTATCCTTTTGTGCTTCTAGGGCCATTGACCACTTTTACTGTGATAGTCGCCCACTTCAGAGATTATCTTGTTCTGACCTCTTTGTCCACAATATGGTATCTTTTACCTTATCCACCATCATTATCTTGCCAACCATCATAGTCATTATTGTTTCTTACATGTATATTGTGTCCACAGTTCTAAAGATTCGCTCCACTGAGGGCCGAAAGAAAGCCTTCTCCACTTGCAGCTCCCACCTGGGAGTCGTGAGTGTGCTGTACGGGGCTGTCTTCTTCATGTACCTCACCCCTGACAGGTTTCCTGAACTGAGCAAAGTGGCCTCCTTATGTTACTCCCTAGTCACACCTATGTTGAACCCTTTGATTTACTCCCTGAGAAACAAAGATGTCAAAGAGGCTCTTAAAAaacttctagagaaaaaaaatggtatccTATGA